One genomic region from Equus asinus isolate D_3611 breed Donkey chromosome 10, EquAss-T2T_v2, whole genome shotgun sequence encodes:
- the PGPEP1 gene encoding pyroglutamyl-peptidase 1 isoform X2, with the protein MPWVNSCPAKSGLFRTSHVREELEKLGLGDSVDLHVYEIPVEYKTVQRLIPALWEKHSPQLVVHVGVSGMATTVTLEKCGHNKGYKGLDNCRFCPGSQCCVEDGPESIDSIIDMDAVCQRVTTLGLDVSVTISQDAGRYLCDFTYYTSLYQSHGRSAFVHVPPLGKPYNADQLGRALQAIIEEMLDVLEQSEGKLSCRHKH; encoded by the exons gagctggagaagcTGGGGCTCGGCGACAGCGTGGACCTGCATGTGTATGAGATTCCAGTTGAGTACAAGACGGTGCAGAGGCTCATCCCCGCCCTGTGGGAGAAGCACAGCCCACAG CTGGTGGTACATGTGGGGGTGTCAGGAATGGCGACCACAGTCACGCTGGAGAAGTGTGGGCACAACAAGGGCTACAAGGGGCTGGACAACTGCCGCTTCTGCCCCGGCTCCCAGTGCTGCGTGGAGGATGGGCCTGAAAGCATTGACTCCATCATCGACATGGACGCTGTATGTCAGAGGGTCACTACGCTGGGCCTGGATGTATCGGTGACCATCTCACAAGATGCTGGCAG GTACCTCTGCGACTTCACCTACTACACCTCCCTGTACCAGAGCCACGGCCGCTCCGCCTTCGTCCACGTGCCCCCACTGGGCAAGCCGTACAACGCAGACCAGCTGGGCAGGGCACTGCAGGCCATCATCGAGGAGATGCTGGATGTCCTAGAGCAGTCGGAAGGCAAACTCAGCTGTCGCCACAAACACTGA
- the PGPEP1 gene encoding pyroglutamyl-peptidase 1 isoform X3 — MATTVTLEKCGHNKGYKGLDNCRFCPGSQCCVEDGPESIDSIIDMDAVCQRVTTLGLDVSVTISQDAGRYLCDFTYYTSLYQSHGRSAFVHVPPLGKPYNADQLGRALQAIIEEMLDVLEQSEGKLSCRHKH; from the exons ATGGCGACCACAGTCACGCTGGAGAAGTGTGGGCACAACAAGGGCTACAAGGGGCTGGACAACTGCCGCTTCTGCCCCGGCTCCCAGTGCTGCGTGGAGGATGGGCCTGAAAGCATTGACTCCATCATCGACATGGACGCTGTATGTCAGAGGGTCACTACGCTGGGCCTGGATGTATCGGTGACCATCTCACAAGATGCTGGCAG GTACCTCTGCGACTTCACCTACTACACCTCCCTGTACCAGAGCCACGGCCGCTCCGCCTTCGTCCACGTGCCCCCACTGGGCAAGCCGTACAACGCAGACCAGCTGGGCAGGGCACTGCAGGCCATCATCGAGGAGATGCTGGATGTCCTAGAGCAGTCGGAAGGCAAACTCAGCTGTCGCCACAAACACTGA